Genomic segment of Pelmatolapia mariae isolate MD_Pm_ZW linkage group LG6, Pm_UMD_F_2, whole genome shotgun sequence:
TCAATATGAAGATATTTTAATTGAATATCTTGCTTTTACATTAGTTCAAATTTCATTTAATCAGACGATCTCATTGAGATAACTTGTACCTAGGCTGATTAAATATCCCTCTTTGTGAGAGACTGCGCAACATttcagtctttctctgtctgtcccACATTTTGAGTCAATGTTGCACATTTTCGACTGATTCTGAAGGACACGCACATTCCTGACGCCTGGCTTTTACCCACTGCATATGAAGGAAAGGCTTTTTATTCTAGTCAGAAGAAGGTCAGCCTGTCTAATGGCATACTCATCATCAGGGAAAGTTAAAGGGACAAAAAAGTCAAAACCTCTGCAGAGTTGAATAAAACATATTGTTATTGCTGAATATAATGAAAGCTCacacaaatgaaaaaagtaATGGCATATGCTGAGAAATagagttttttctgctttttttgcttgagtcatttttttaaattttgcacaGGAGGAAAGTGCAGTGTGTAGTGACACGGTATATGGGTCATATTTGGATAAAAAAAACTgctaaaatgagcagatattgttaaaataaaaaaggtatGCCAATCTATGGATACCTCCAAACTGAAAGCTGAAACAAAGCCTGCTACCAGACAGAAGAGCAGAGGAAATAATTgtgaaataaaattcaatttttatttcatatctCTTAGGAGTGTCGATGTGTCCCATCTTGTCTCACACAAGCACAGTGCTTGCCCCACATTTAGTTTGTTGGGATATGGTAACCCTACTTATACCTGAGAAGAAAAACAGTATAAACAATACATTATTACAAAGATCACAGGATTCCATAATAGTTTTAAGCTCTCTAAAGGAATGATGGAGTCCAGTTTCACAACAGTAAATGTATATTTACTGGTTTACTGGACGGCTTAAATGAGGGCTTTCATGATAAACAACAGAGCTTTATAAACGAATGACATGACTTCTTTTTTATTGGCTTTAAAGCAGTCATAAACCTTTTATATATAATGAGTAAGGAATTTCTCTTAGGTCATTAATTGTATTGGACTATGGCATGGAGGGGTTGGGTGCTGGAGTCTTGTTAAGGCTGCATGACCATACAGAATATCTTCATAGTTGAGGGGAGACATGAAGGCTGACTTAACAATACCTTAAAAGGTTGGAGAAGACAGACATCCTTTTATTCAATGCAAgaagtttaatttttaactTTCTCAGCCAGATGTTGGATATAAATCTCAAATGAAAGTCTGCTGTTGTAGCTCCTGAGCTAAATTCCTCCTTTAGCCAGGGCCGCTATAGACAAAAGATTGCTATGTGTGTCTGCAGTGATTTATATTTGGCATGGAAAGCCATAGCGAGAGCCAGTGCAGAACACTGATTCAGTCAGATACAGCCATGAAAGGAGGAAATGGAAgtgtgggttgcaaagtggcttgcagataCACCGTAACCATGTTCAAGAAACAAGCTAAATAGCACACCCTAATTCAGATTTGCCAGTGAGATGTATAGAAAGGTGTCCGCTGAGCCACTGACTGATGTGTGCTGGCACTGACTTCACGGCCTGACTGAACTAATACAAAGCTCCATGTTTTTGTTGGACTCAGCAGGAATAAGGCTGATGccatttaaagttttaattgcAGGATGGTCAGTGTGGAGAAAACCATAATTATACTTATACAATAATTCTTCTTTTCTGCATTTAAATCAAGTCTGTGATTAAAGGGTGCTAGTTGGAAAGTATCAAAAGCCGAATGAAGGTAAGTCAGAGCCTGAAGTGAGCCTAGTGACTGAAAGACACTAAAATATTGAttagtttgatttattttatgtttcctttattgtaagtattatttttatgttatttgtatcACTCTTAAAGCATAAAAACAATTTCTTCCAGAATGTCTAATTTGTGAGATGTTTTCTGGATGAAAAGCCACTGGCATTATTTCCACAAACCAAGTGTATCTCCTCTTGGTTGAGTGCCTCAATAACTCAACATGTGGAATAAAGTCCATGTGTTTTCAGATCTTCAGCATCCGTACTGAGCTCTGAAAGTTAGATCAAACAGAGCTTCTATGTGTGTGATGTCCAGAATGATGCCCAAACTCCTCGGGAACACTGAGGATTGCTGATTAAagatttactgtttttttatgtgaagGTTTGCAGTCTTTGGTCAGATCTGAGGATGGCTGGATGGTAACCATGTGAGTTATTTGTTTCTGAGTGGCTGTGGCCTCATTTCACCGCCTCAGTGAACCGTGACTATGTGCTGACCACGCTCTGTCATCAGGCAGCACACATTATGTGGCAGCGGTAATACAGACATCAAATGCACAAGTAGGGCTGCTTCCTTTCATCTGTGCAACATGgccaaaattagaaacatcctctTTCAGGGTGAACTTGAAAAAGTAGTTCATGTATTTGTTGCTTTGAGGCCAGACTATCATAATTCACCATCGTTAGACTGTCCCAaaagctccctgaaaagcctttagTTAATCCAAAACACCACAGAGCTCATATGTCTCTTCACTGGCTCACCTTTAAATCCAGAATTGGATTTAAAATCCTTCATCATAGatgcaaaggcctgaatgttcAGGCCCCATCATATCTTAATGTGTTTGTAGTATGATTAACAATAAAGACAGACGGCCACCTACAGGAGCTTTTATAACATCCCATTCTAAATCAGTCCTGTGTTTACAGCTGTGACAGTTTCcactcttctgggaaggctttccacataATTTCAGATTGTGTCTGTGGAAAGTTTTGCATATTCATCCAGAAGAGAATGTGTAAGGTCAGACATCTCTGTTCTAGTTCATCCCAGAGGTGTGCGATAGAGCTGAGGTCAGGGCTCTATGCAGGCCAatcaagttccaccaagctcaTTCAGCCCTGCTTTTATGATCCTTGCTTTGTGCAGTGGGGCACAGTCATGCTGCAACAGAAAAGGGGCTTCCACAGTGTATTCCCACAAAGTTAAAAGCATATAATtatcacaaaaaaaattaagctcGTGCAATAAGATTTCCTTTCATTGGATCTAACAGGCCCAGAACGAACCTGAGAAAACTATGATTAAGAGGTGTGACTTAATACTTTTATCCATATAGTGCATTACCAACTTCACTCTCAGAGTGCAAGGTTACTTCGACCCATTTTTAAATCAGCAGGCACTATTTAATAAAACTtaataaaatcaaattaaaaaccACACTTTTGCCACattgttatttattaaataaagcAAATATTTTAACACATACAGTGATTGAAATATTGTGAATAATTGTAACAATTCACCTTCAATGCGCCCCATACAAAGACAGGAAAAGCAACGGACTTTATGTTCACATGACTTCTTGGATTGTCTCCTGAAGtagggaaacaaaaaaaatcccatctTCTCCAACACATTCCTTATAAACAGAAACAGGAGTAGCTGCAGATATGCTGTAGTTTGACTTTGTGGAATCAGACAATGAGACAATTAACAGCCCTTACATTAGTTATAGCTTTTGAGGCACTATTCTAGTATAGACCAAACACACTTTCAGTGACCTCATTCAatgtacgcacacacacacatacacacacacgcgcgcagacacacacacacacttggtgCAAATTCAGGTAGTTAAAATTATTCGACCACTCACAGATCATTTAAAAGATATATTTTTAggactgatttttttaaaaagtgagctCTACAAATTAAATGGATGAAAATTACTTAAAAACAAAGTACATTCAACCGTGCTGATGATAATTTTAAGAATGATCATTAAAACTAAGCTggttaaaaatctaaaaacataACCGACAATGACATCAACACTGTGTCAATAAGTTAAGGATACTTACAAAATTAACATACCATTTCTACACCTATACGGGGACATGTAGTGTGTGACTTcatggacaaaaacagtgcacaacagaaaataaacgTTTTCTGTGGAGGAAGAGTAAAGGGATGCTGCAGATTAAGGTCTTAGCGGGTTTTTGGACTTTTTGGATCTATCCTAAACCCTTTAGGCTGGAGCAGTCCATACTGATAAGCACACTGATTCACCAAAATATTCAAAGCAGGATTTTGCACTCAGTGGACTAGCAGAGAAACCGAATAGCCAGGCCCAGCTGAGGACTGTATGGACTCTGTCCGGGTCCATGCTCTTAAACCTGAGAGTCCGTGGACGAGTAAAACAGACTCTGGGGCCATGCTTGCCGTTTTATTAGTGAGCAGTCTGAGCTGGAGCTTCGCCCTGCTCCTTCTGCTCTCTCTTCTTCATTGCTTCAATCACTGCCATCTCCTTGGCCTCTTTCTTCTGGTTCCTGGCTTCAAACTGCAGCCTGTTAACAAGAAAAGACCGATTAGTAAACAAAGGATGAAGATACAgatttataaatacagaaaatgaaGACTCAGAGAAGCAACGAGTCCCCAACCTGTTTTCAATGATCCTTTGGACGATGTCATCAGTAGTGAGATTGTTCCCACTATCAATAGCCCTGAATATCCCCCTCTTCTTTGGTTCCTGAGGGGGCAAAAAACATAACTGATCAGAATAAAGCAACTAGCAGATATTTTGCTCCATACTGCCACTTCAGGCCAGATGGGTTAATGGTTTAAATCCAAAGTGAAGCACCTATCATTCATCGAATCTAACGATTGTGGCGGACTCATGATTTGATTTAGGACCATGAAAAGTCCTGAATAGATCAACTTCAAAGAAGTGAATCAGATCAGGATATTTTTCCAAAGTTGTCCTTCCTTAACATGTAGCACACAGCAGGAAATAGCCAGCTTTAGATTGATTTATGAGAAAAGTGTTTGGTTTAGATGAGGCAGCTGCCTGTGCAGGGTGTGCAGTGCACATGACACTCACAAGCCTGGAATCTACCGCACAAATTGCTGTGGTATTTGCTCATAGCTGCAAAGGTTAAAGTCCATTCAATGTCTGACCTGGCTGTGTCTGATATTTGCATTTCCACATGCACCTTTTGTTTGGTGACGTCTATAAAAGTCCACGGCTGTAGTACACGTGTGAAAACAGATCAAGACAAAGTGATTTTTATGCTCATCTTAGCTTTGAGCACATAACTCCTAATGGATGGATAGATCAAATCCCTTCCTCCTGCTTAAATGGATTTGGGCAGCACCAGTCTAAGCAGAAATGCTAAGACCTTCCTCTCCCTGGCCGTTTCCTCCAGCTCTCCAGGGAGAACATAGGTGTTCCCAATTCAGCTGagagacataatctctccaTCATGTTCTGGGTGTGGCCTTTCCCAAAATGTCTCACCTAAGAGGTATCCAGCACTTACTGGTCAGATGTCTGAACCATGACAGCTCTTTTTAGTGTTGAGGGGTAGCAGCTCTACTGAGCCCTCCTGAGTGACTCAGCTCCTCAGCCTATCTCGAAGGGAGAGCTGAGACGCCCTCTCAGAGGAATTTTTGCTGCTCATCTCTGCGATATACTCACTGCCCACATTGCTCAAGGATTATCTCTGACTAACCTCAAActatttctttctctgttttattgttttttgtccGTTGCCACGAGTGCTTGTCCAGAAAAtgtgagaaaggaaaaaagaataatCGTAAGGGATGGAGGCTTTGTGGAGACTCTGGATTTAACTAAAGTACTTCCCATCAGGCTGCCTGCCTGCTATCACCAAACCACTTTAAAAAAGGACTTAACTGGATCGTCAGTGAATCCTTGTACATCTGTGACATAAAATCTCCACAGTGTTTATTAACAGTGTACTCACAGCGTAGGGATCCACCCCATCCTTGTCTGGAAGTACCTCAGTCTTCCCATGACACACTAGGTCCACCTGCACATTCAAACACACTCGATTAAACCATGACAAAATACAGAAACATCCTTTTATCTCcttatttttttgtatataaaCAGCTCCTATATAAATCAGATTTATCTGAAACTCAGTGGTCACATACGAGGCTATCAAACTGATTTCTATACACATTTTTGAAATGATAATGGTTAACCACTTCAGCATGTTTAACACATCTCAGACCACCAGGGGGCGCCACACATTTACAACTCACCTTAAAATGATCCAGCAGGTCTTTGCCTACTGCATAGGGAGCACCAATCACCACCTCTGACACATACTGCAGACGCACAGAGACCAGTGAGAGGAAAAGTTATTAAATGATTAACCTTATAATATCACATCTGTGCATTTATGCTTACACACCACAGTTTAACCAAAAACCTTTTACAGGAGACCTCACAGGTCAGCATGCTTCTACAGCTAAGTGAACAACCTCTGGTAAAAACTAATGACAGAGCGGAGCGACTTAATGCTTTTATAGACTGCGTAACATTCTCGTAGGTAACACAGACACATGATGCAGAAGGGGCACAGAGACTTATTGTTCCTGACTGATAGCTGATCAGGAGGAATGAAGGGCGCTTAGCCAAGTTCAGTCTGTGATTATGCGGGGCAGAAAAAACATCTCGCTGTTATGAACATTTCTCTTGTGTGAACTCACCCGGCAGGCGAGGACGCTCAGGGTCCTCTCGTGGATGTTCATGATCGGATAGTTCTTCCCCTTGTAGCGATTCACTTCCTGAAGAAGAGGACGAGATCAGTGATTACCTCGATGCTCTtccttttcaaatatttatctcaGATACGGATGTGAAAGTAGTTTGACAAGTAGCTTAGAAATGCAGCAATACCAGCAAAACTGCACATTTACACATTTCTTATGCTTCCTCTAAATGTGACAATGAAAAGAGCTGACTGCTGTTCCGAGTTTGATCaacaaaaatcaacaaaacaaaaccaaaaaagaaaaaaatctgtactGATTCCATTTGAAGCCCAGCGGGGAGGTGGGATATTGTGACAAGGAGAATATTATGAAATGTGGATATGCAAGTTTCATTGCTTGATACTTGTCTGCATGTGGATGTCTCCataacatttattcatttattcaacAATGCAAGGCACCAACCTGTGAAATACAAAGTTACATGCATTTCATTGGTGCAACTTCTATGGGTCACTGTCAACAACATATTgtgtaagaaaatgaaaaatatcacTTGTGGCATACTTTAAtgtatcagtttttaaaaagtgacttTACTTTGTAGGATTACAGATTTCCAGTTACTAAAAAAGTCAAATCCAAGGTCAGAATAGAGCTCAAAAGTTCTAATAGAGATAATAAGATGATGAAATTTTACAGCAAAACAtgattcaatttatttataggAGCACAATTTCTTCAAAATTGGATGAAATGTTTGGGAAGAGTAGCCATCTGAAAATGAGCAGCCACCCCAATTTTGTGCCAATTTTACCAAAATCCAGGCATCAAAATGCACTTTAGTCAATCCTAGTCTTAAATACGAACCCTTATTAATATAACTGACTCAGCCAACAGTTACAAGGCTCATTTTCACTTTCAATTCCCCCAAAAAGTTTGACTACAGTCATTAAGGACTTTAGTTTCCATTACTTCTATTTAATTGTGAGCTGATCTTAATTTAACTTGTTCCAAATGTTTCTCCTGAAAGCTGCTGACGCAGCAGGGAAGAATGGATTTTTCAATCTTGAGATGTACCTGGTCGAAGTGTAGACCTACGATGACATACGGCCGCTCCGCCTGTTTATATACCATCTCTAAGAAGTCAACATGGCCGATGTCTGCAGAGATGCTGTCGTCAAGGAAACAGCTGCAACAACATGTTCACCACAGAAATCTCTTTGTTCATAACTcagctctgttttgttttttttcatgtgataAGGATACGGAAGAGGTCAAACGCTCCAGCCACATAGATGATGGTGTCTCCAGGCTGAGGCTCCTTTCCTGAGGCAAACTGGATGATTTTCTGGGACGTCTGCAGGAACTGAGAAACTCCTGTCCAGGGACTGTGGCCTTTAGGACCCTTAAAGATGACATATAAACGGCACTGAACTCCTCTGACACATTCCTATCGTCGGGATGATGAGCAAAGACTAGCAAATATCACAAACCCTTGAGACTAAAAGTAAATGACATTTACCTTTCCAAAGTTGTCCGTATGCTGCTGGTAATCTGGGTTATCCTGCAGAGAGGAAAAGATTAGGctgacaataaaataaacaacagctatCCACACACCAAAGAGAACCACGTAAACTCACTATGTTGCTGTGGTGGGCTTTGGTCATGAGAAGCATACGACCCACCAGGTCAGTGGTGGAGACACCCTGAGTGCGCTTACATTCCCGGTAACGGCCTGCTCGCTTGACCTCTTCATATGTGTCCTTGCCGTCTACCGTCAGCGTGATGTCATCTgggaaacataaacataaacatcacATCCTGAAGCCTGCCCACATCATGTAATCTGGTTGAGTGATATGCTAAAATTTATAACTGTCCATTGTAAGTCCATTAGCCATCAGCTAACGATATATGTGGACGTGTGAAAGTCCAGCAGTTCTCATATCTGTTTGAGATAAAAATGGACAAAACCAGCAAGACAACCTAAAGATTAAGCACCGAGCACATTAAGGACACCCTGCAGCCTCTACATGAGCAAACTGGTGGAGATGGCACATAAAAGATGGTGTAGCTCTGATTTCACGAGTGCCTTAACCCTGCACTGCACAACCCAGTCACTCAGGAGGATTCTTTCACAGCAACAATGTGTAACAACAAACGTTTTAGGCTGTGAGATTTAAACGGACTCACCTCCATGAACGCAGAAGTCACAGTTATATTTGTCCAAGGTCTCCAGGGTGGTGACGTATGGTGCCCCTTCCACTATCTCATCCACCCACTTGATTGCACGCACCATCTTGTAGCGCTCTTCCTGAGTGAAGACTGGAGGGCCCTTGTGCTTGGAGATCTCAGCTTTAAATTGGGTTTTAGGTAAATAAATGGTTATTAATGAAAAATGTAGATCACAaagttacatttatattttatttcaaccAACACATTTCCAGTAAGGAAATCTTAAACATCAACATTAAACAGCTGATTACCATCTGACAAAGGTTAGCTCAGTGTTTAATCATTGACAAAATCTTTATTTACTTCTAccataaaactttattgattaGAGATAAAGTGTTACTGGATGTGACTGAACAGACTAAATAGAAAATCAGCCCCGCCTGACGCCCTCAGAATCAGCTATTAAACAAAGCTCTGAAATACAAATATCATTCGAGTTATACAGTCTTTAAAACTGCCTTATTTTTCCAGCATTTAGATCCCTTAAAATTTCTGAAACAGTGGAGCTATCCAGATCAGATTTCCAGGCCTGGAAAACATATTTAAGCTCAAATACCTTTTCACCAGCTCGAACTGTTGTAAGCTAAAGCtaaaatcttgtttttgttaaaaattATGTCTGTGATCAACTTTGAGCATCACTATCATGAGACATGGCATACATTTGATCTGTTTTCAGGTAATTCACTGCCAGatccaaaataaaaatttttAAAGTGCCTTTTAGGTACGTTTGAAGGGTCCATGTGGGATAGGTGGCTGGTCAAAATAACATATATAAATAGCATGTAATATAATTTTCACATACATTTTGATACCAGGCTGATCCTACAGCCATggttccttctgcttttttaaaaattattataataACATCAAATGAGATTTGAAAAATTCAAACCATGATACAGCTGAGTGAATGACAATTTTTCCATTGAATGACCGACCGTTTAGTCAGGAATTAATATTTAATCACTGTATCAGGGTTAAAAAAGGGTCTGTACTTGTGGTCTTACCATCTGTATGGACGCCCACTATGAGGTAATCTCCCATGGCTTTGGCCTGTCGCAGCTGGTTGGAGTGACCGTAGTGCACCATGTCGTAACTGTGGAGATGGAAAGAGGCGACACATCACCACAGTGGAAAACAATGGATACATTAAGTGctcaaacaaatgaataaaaacacaagtGTGGCCTTGGTAACCAGCACCCTGCAGCTTTAGGCTTTTCGCATGAAGCCCTGCAGGCTCACAGCATCATCGTCTTTTAAAACAACCTTTCACGACCTtgtagtgtcttttttttttttattttggtgacATTGCACAGCAGGGGCCAGACAGTGTCTTTAAATCACATGGCCTATATCCATCTAAAAACAAACTGACGGACAGTCGTGATGAGCAAAAATGCTAAAGGTTACTGGGAGAAAGGTTAGACAGACACAAAGTCTACGATATTCCAGTGTTTATTTGCTTTCTACTATTTGGCAACCTGTGCAGTTAATGTTCTGTATAGACTTGCCTTTTAAATAGGAAGTAAATGTGAGcactctttctctcttgcaCCATAGTCAAAGTCTCTGCTGATAGTGAAAGGCATAACCTGATTGTGAAACAAAGAGTCGATAACTATGTTTGTAAAGCAAACATGGCTGACATCCGTGATGTTTTAGTAGTTCTATTTTAACTTTTGGTcaggagaaataaataaatcctcaGTATGTCATAACTCAAACTGATGaaacaaatcatgaaaacaGCCACTGCTATCATTAAAAGAGTACACCAGTCCAGTTTAAGTGGAGGCACACAGACTTCCAGTGccctacagcagcggtccccaacccccgggccacagaccggtaccggtccgtgagtcgtttggtaccgggccacaagagttgaggctcgggtgtgaaatttatggttttcagggttttaatcattatttttttagcgtttttatcgttaactcggtttccctgggtcttttctcgtgtgttatgaataaatcctCTTTTTATGGTACCggtactgttttttttttgttgttgttgtatttatccgcaacaccttaaaggccggtccgcgaaaatattgttggacataaaccggtccgtggcgcaaaaaaggttggggaccgctgccctaCACATCAAACCCCCACGTCACACTCTTTCATCCTCTGCTGAAAAATTTTTAGAACTCCAGTATTCCCCAAAACACCACTTATGACCTTGAACTGGCccacaaaaaaaagatttcatcTTTCCAAAGTGGTCCATTTGCCCCCTCTGAccctatcccagcatcctcctcagTCACATCAACCCTAGCATGTCTTCCTTCACTACATTTATCTATGatcttcctctcttcctcctccctttattaataaactaaaatggcaaaaaaagggtcattaaagctttaaaataaagcCCTATGTGCTGCAGGTATCACTGCTAGGAAAAAAAGAGGTGGGTGGCTGCTGTCAACTTTTTTTACAAAGTTTACAAGAAATTTGACAGATTTATCCATTTGACAGTTGTAGGATTCTGGCAAACTAAACAAAGTGTCTTCACACAGATCTTTCATTTCAGCTGCTTATTAATTCAGTTTTGCCCTAAATGTGGCAAACAAACTCCGGATGAATGGAAGCTCTTTCAACAGAGCACTTTGCTTCACCTTTAACTCTTTGCACCTTAGAAGCATACTTTGAGTAACCCTTGAAGCTCTTTTGTAAGTATTATTTTTGGCCTGCTTATAGAACAAACTGACTGTGAATCAGAGGGTGTCTATGGAGCTACCATCTGAAAAACCTCAGAAACTATTCTAATGATCATCAAACCACAGCTTTACTGATATATACTGAGGTGTCAAAACTCGTCATTAAGGTACAGACTGagattaaaagttaaaaactaagACTAAAGGTACTAAAAGTACACGTTTTATGAAGAACTTCTGTTggcattttatcattttaacatGAAAATACTGACTGTAAGGAAAAGCTACTCAGCATGCTTCTTCAGCTTCCATTGAAACTAACATTTTTACTTAATGACAACTGAATCTGAGCCTCCCCCCAGCTGTCATCAGGTGAGAGGACAGGGTAAACCCTGGTCAGGCCGCCCGTCCGTCACGAGGCCAACACACACGGACAACATTTGAATCCTGAGCTCCTGTTCGCTCATATTTCACCTGTCATTGCATATTTTCTGTGTCTCAGGACATCCACAGGCCCTGCACACCACTCCAACACGCCTCTTCTGCAATACAGCGAACAAAGTGTACACTAGATATTTATAACCACCACATGACTGACTGCCTGAGTGAGTCCAGGAGAGAATTTACACATCACAAATGAGGACTCAGCTCTCTGTCCAGCCGCAGCAAGGATCCAGGCATTTTCCCCACAGCATGCGCTTGTGGCAGAAGAGTTTAAAATCACAACAATGACAGACATACGCTTGTTTGTTTTAGAAATAAGTCCCGTCTGTTGCCGTCAGCAAGACAGGCAGTGTAAAGAACTACGCGTCCCTGAGTAAATATACGTTCAAAGCAGCACTCGGCGTTACTCAGTTGATTGaatcagaaaataaacaaacagttctgtcagacctgcaggtgcTCATGACGGGATTCCTAATGGGATAAAGGTACACGTGAAAAAGAAGGATGACTAATGCTCACTGGGACAGCagcgaaaaaaagaaaaaaaaaaagagatatttTAACATCCGTGCAGGCAACACAACTCCTCACAGGTGTTGTGTCTGAGGTTCCTCTGACCTTTAAATAATCAGTTTCACTTCTGTCCAGGCAGAGTTTAATATATGGGCGTAGGTTTACTGACATTTTCTGTAAGGAAAGTGTGCACCAGTAGGTTTTGAATATGAATGTGGCACCTGTTTACTCTAATGGTAAAaccagttattttatttaaaccCCTGGACTTTATGACTCTGTGACTGGCAGAAAACTGGACACAAATGAAGCTGTGATGACAAACTGTTGGAAAGGCAGTGAAGAAACTTTTTCTAAGACAGATTCAGATCTGCTGCAAGAAGGACAGATGCAGGAAACCTTTCACGCCTCATGCAGCATCTCTGTACAATGCAACACATCTGTGGAGCAGAGAATCATCTGTTTGCTACTTTTAACAGTTTAAGCTTCCTCTGTCACTATACTTTACACTGTTACACTGAGCCGCTTTAAAAATAATGTGACACTTTCGATGCaggttaatgtttttattttgctttgctGGAGTTTTTATCTT
This window contains:
- the pcyt2 gene encoding ethanolamine-phosphate cytidylyltransferase, yielding MIRNGHHATSEPREEADCTKPGSSACSPEKRKRVVRLWCDGCYDMVHYGHSNQLRQAKAMGDYLIVGVHTDAEISKHKGPPVFTQEERYKMVRAIKWVDEIVEGAPYVTTLETLDKYNCDFCVHGDDITLTVDGKDTYEEVKRAGRYRECKRTQGVSTTDLVGRMLLMTKAHHSNIDNPDYQQHTDNFGKGPKGHSPWTGVSQFLQTSQKIIQFASGKEPQPGDTIIYVAGAFDLFHIGHVDFLEMVYKQAERPYVIVGLHFDQEVNRYKGKNYPIMNIHERTLSVLACRYVSEVVIGAPYAVGKDLLDHFKVDLVCHGKTEVLPDKDGVDPYAEPKKRGIFRAIDSGNNLTTDDIVQRIIENRLQFEARNQKKEAKEMAVIEAMKKREQKEQGEAPAQTAH